The following nucleotide sequence is from Halogeometricum borinquense DSM 11551.
TCCGTGACCTCGTCGTCGAGATGGATATGAATCCGCTCTCGCGGTGCAACGTCGCCCGAGCGTCGTTCAGTCTCCGCGAGGACTTCGAGGCACTGCTGAACCAGACGCGCGCGGCACCTGACCAGACCGAACTGGAGTCTCGCCTGCTCGCGGACGCGCGCGAGACGATAGCCAACTACGGCGAGGACCCGATGATCGCAGAACGCGACTACGTCGAAGCGTCCATCGTCGTTGACGCACTCGCAGCGCTACGGTAGCGCTCGCTGCACGGCCAGCACGAAGCCTCCTCCCTCCGATCTAAATTTTATTTTGGAATCGCACAAAACCATTTATCGATTCAATACGTAGTCAAAGCCAGCCGATGAGTTTGGGGGACATCATCAGTGCGGTCCGGGGGCGGCGGCGGACACTCATCATCTACGACCCTGTGTCCGACCAGTTAGTCGAACAGTTACGGGAGCATACGGCACCGTATCCGTTGACGGTCGAGCGACGGACCGACGGCGGTGCGTTCGCAGGGCACGCAGAACTCACCGACGGCGATGGGTTGACGATACACACCGACTGTTCGGACCTGTCGGCGCCGGTCTCTCACCAGGAGTTCGAGGCGTACTTCGCGGACGTGTTATCCCGAATCGACAGGACTACGTTCACCTCCTACGACGGGTCACAGATGGCGGCGACCTCACGGGAGATAGAGGACCGCGCGTGGCGGTTCGGTCGCGGGTCGCTTCATGCGGGGTTCCAGCACGCTTCAACGCTCAGTACGCAGGAACAAGTGTACCGCGACTTGGCTCGCAAGAGCCTCGACATCCACGCCTACGCCGTTCCGGACAAAGACGCTCCTCCGCTGGAGGGCGTGAACGTTCACCTCGTCGAAGCTGACGAGATAGCAAAGACGTGGTTCGTCGTCTACGACGGAAATGGCGACGACGAGTCGAAATGTGCTCTCATCGCTGAGGAGCGCGACCCCGGCGTATTCTGCGGATTCTGGACGTATGATCCTGGTGTGGTAGACGAGGCACTGTCTCATCTCTCCGCGCGGTACGTCGCTCCGTCGTAGATCGAGTTCCCCCTCCCTCCGTTGTATATTTGAGTCCCCCGCCGCAGATGCTGTTGTAGAATTCTACTACAACTCAAACGAGGAGTCTGTTTGTCGAAATTTACAACACCTTATATAGCAAGCACAACTCTGTTTACATGAGGACACAGCCGGGGAGCCCGCACCGGTGCCCACGATTGCGGGCAGTCACATCACATGATACGGAAATCGCTCACGCTGTTTTTGGTCATCGCGGTCGTCGCAAGTACAGTTCCTGTGGCAGCGGCCACGTCCAACCCGGATATCCAGACCATCGTTCCGCAGCCAACGGTCTCACCGGGTGTGGAAAATACGGTCAACTTCCAGCTGGTGAACGACCCGAACGGTCCCGAAAACAACGCGATCACCGCGACGAACGTTCGTGTTCGCGTCAGTGATAACGCTCCGATAAACGTTCTAACGGAGCGATTGTACGTCTCGAAACTCGCTGACGGCAAACCAGTGATGAAGACGCTTCGGATGCAGGTTCCGTCCGACATCAACAGCGGAACGTACAGGATTCCGCTCACGGTTACCTACGAGTACGAGTCCGGAACCGGTGACTCAAAGCAGATTACGCGCTCTATGGGCGTTTCCGTCAGGGTCCAGAGCGGTCCACGGTTCACTGTTACCGACACGAACTCGACGGCTACTGTGGACGGTCGCGGGACGCTCACTGTCACCATGCGCAATACCGGTCAGGAGGCCGCGTCCGACGCGACGTTCACGCTCGCCTCGAACAACAACGATATCGCGCTCGGTGGCGGCGCGAAGGCGACGCGTTTCGTCTCGAACTGGGAGAAGGGGGCCACGAAAACGTTCGAGTACGACGCGCGACTCGGTGAATCGGCACAGCCCGGCAACTACTCGCTCGAAGGAACCGTCGCGTACAAGGACGCCTCGGGCAACTCGAAGACGAGTCCGTCACTCACCGTCGGAATGCGGGCACTCCCCGAGATGACCTTCGACGTTTCCGACGTACAGAGTTCGGTCCGCGTCGCTGACAGCGGCAAGATCAAAGGCACGATCACGAACACCGGACCGCTGACGGCGCACAGCGCTGTCGTCGCGTTCCAGTCGAACAGTCCGACCGCACAAGCCGTCGAGACTGAGTACGCAATCGGGTCTTTGGAACCGAACGAGTCCACGTCGTTCTCGTTTACAGTCAGCGTTGACAGCAAGGCCAACCCCGGTCCACGGCAGTACGGCGTACAGGTCAACTACCGCAACGGCGACGGTGATCCAGTGCAGAGTGACACGGTTGACCTCCCCGTCACGGTCGGCGAGAGCGACGCCGGATTCGATATTCGTAACTTAGAGAGTACGCTCCGCGTCGGTGAGGAAGGAACCCTCAGCGGGACGCTCGTCAACACCGACGACGACCCGGTGACGAACGCCGTGTTGCGGTTCAACCCTGCGGGACAGACGATTACGCCCGTCGAGACGGAGTACGCAATCGGTCGTCTCGACCCTGGAGAAGCACGGGAGTTCAGCTTCGACGTCGAAGTCTCCTCGTCTTCCAGTGGCGGTCCCCGACAGTTCAACTTCCAAGTGAACTACCGCGACGAGGACAATCAACAGCGAACGACCAATCCGATTGAGGTCCGGACAGACATCGGAGCGAAGTCCGACGAGTTCGAGGTGACGCCCGTGAGCAACGCGTACGCGGCGGGCGAAAGCGGCGAATTCCGCGTCAACGTCACGAACACGCGAGAGGAAACGCTGACCGATATCTCGGCGAAGATCTTCCCCGAGTCACCGCTTTCGTCGTCGAACTCCGAAGCGTTCATCGAGGAACTGGAACCCGGCGAGTCGGAGACGATTGTCTTCAAACTCAGCGCCTCTGGCGATGCGCTAGCGAAGACGTATCCCGTCAAGATGGACTTCCAGTACGAAGACAGTCAGGGTGAAACCACCATCTCCGACGCGTACCAGGTTCCCGTCGATGTGACCGAGTCCGACGGTGGCGGATTACCGCTCGGCCTCATCGCTCTCGTTATCGTCGCTCTCGGCGCAATCGGCTTCGTCTATTACCGTCGGCAGGACTAACGGATGAACTACGATTACCAACGTATCGTCGATTGGGTTGACGACCACATCGTCGAACGCCCGGGGAAGGTCATACTGGCGTTCCTCCTCGTCACGGCCGTCTTCGCCGTCGGTCTCGGTAACGTCTCTACCGAGTCGGGGACACAGCAGTTCGCCGAAGACATCCCTGCGCAGGACGCCCTCGATCAGGTAAACGACGAGTTCCTTCCGGTGTTCGGCGAGGATACGGGGAGTACGCAACTCATCCAGCGGGACCCGAACGTCCTCTCGAAGCAGTCGCTCTTGCAGATGCTCCGCACGCAGGAGCGAATCGAGGAGAAGCCAACGTTACGCGTCAGCCAAACGTCGTCCGCCGCGGCCGTTGTCGCACAGACAATCGACCCGCAGGCGACGACGCTGGACCGGCAGATAACGACGCTCGAACAGGCGACCCAAGCGGACGTTCGGGCGGCCGTGCGACAGAATGCGGACAATCCCGCGTTCACCGGTACACTGAGCAACGATTTCAACAAAAAGAGTGCCTCGGCGTCGTCCACTATCGGCGTCGTCAAGCACTCGCTGACGAGTGAGGTCTCTTCGTCTGCGGGGCAGTCCGGGTCGAGTCCGCTGACGCCCATCCAACAGCAGATTCAGCGCATCGTCGCCACAACCGATGGCGACATCACGGTGTTCGGGACCGGTATCATCGCCGATGAGTTCGGGGCGGTCATCTCCGACTCGTTGCTCATCGTGACGCCCGCCGCAGTCATCCTTATCATCCTGTTCCTCGTGATCGCCTACCGCGACCTGCTGGACCTACTGTTAGGGACGTTCGCCTTGGCGATGGCGGTCATCTGGACGTTCGGCTTCCTCGGATTGGCTGGTATCCCGTTCAACCAGATTATGATCGCCGTCCCGCCGCTGTTGCTGGCGGTCGGGATCGACTTCGGGATACACGCGATCAACCGCTACCGCGAGGACAGAGAGACCGGACTCGGGATCGAAGGCGCGATGCGCGTGGCGACAGACCAACTCTTGGTCGCGTTCTTCATCGTCACGGGAACGACGGTTATCGGGTTCCTCTCGAACCTCGCCTCCGACCTCCCGCCGATTCGTGACTTCGGTGTCGTCGCCGGTGTCGGTATCACGTTCACCTTCCTCATCTTCGGCGTTTTCCTCCCTGCCGCGAAGGTGTGGATGGACCGCCGGAAGGAGTCGTGGCCGATTCCGACGTTCAGTCAGAAACCACTCGGTGAAGAAGGGTCGGCGCTCGGTGACGCCCTCAGCGTCGGCGTCACTATCTCCAACAAGATTCCCGTGATTTTCCTCGTCCTGACGCTCCTCATCAGCGTCGGCGCGGCCGGGTACGCGACGGGCGTTGACACGTCGTTCTCGCAGGAGGACTTCCTTCCACCGGAGGACGTGTCGCCGCTTCTCACGTCGCTCCCGGAACCGTTTGCCCCCAGCGACTACTCCGTCGTCGGCA
It contains:
- a CDS encoding DICT sensory domain-containing protein, encoding MSLGDIISAVRGRRRTLIIYDPVSDQLVEQLREHTAPYPLTVERRTDGGAFAGHAELTDGDGLTIHTDCSDLSAPVSHQEFEAYFADVLSRIDRTTFTSYDGSQMAATSREIEDRAWRFGRGSLHAGFQHASTLSTQEQVYRDLARKSLDIHAYAVPDKDAPPLEGVNVHLVEADEIAKTWFVVYDGNGDDESKCALIAEERDPGVFCGFWTYDPGVVDEALSHLSARYVAPS
- a CDS encoding COG1361 S-layer family protein, translated to MIRKSLTLFLVIAVVASTVPVAAATSNPDIQTIVPQPTVSPGVENTVNFQLVNDPNGPENNAITATNVRVRVSDNAPINVLTERLYVSKLADGKPVMKTLRMQVPSDINSGTYRIPLTVTYEYESGTGDSKQITRSMGVSVRVQSGPRFTVTDTNSTATVDGRGTLTVTMRNTGQEAASDATFTLASNNNDIALGGGAKATRFVSNWEKGATKTFEYDARLGESAQPGNYSLEGTVAYKDASGNSKTSPSLTVGMRALPEMTFDVSDVQSSVRVADSGKIKGTITNTGPLTAHSAVVAFQSNSPTAQAVETEYAIGSLEPNESTSFSFTVSVDSKANPGPRQYGVQVNYRNGDGDPVQSDTVDLPVTVGESDAGFDIRNLESTLRVGEEGTLSGTLVNTDDDPVTNAVLRFNPAGQTITPVETEYAIGRLDPGEAREFSFDVEVSSSSSGGPRQFNFQVNYRDEDNQQRTTNPIEVRTDIGAKSDEFEVTPVSNAYAAGESGEFRVNVTNTREETLTDISAKIFPESPLSSSNSEAFIEELEPGESETIVFKLSASGDALAKTYPVKMDFQYEDSQGETTISDAYQVPVDVTESDGGGLPLGLIALVIVALGAIGFVYYRRQD
- a CDS encoding efflux RND transporter permease subunit, whose translation is MNYDYQRIVDWVDDHIVERPGKVILAFLLVTAVFAVGLGNVSTESGTQQFAEDIPAQDALDQVNDEFLPVFGEDTGSTQLIQRDPNVLSKQSLLQMLRTQERIEEKPTLRVSQTSSAAAVVAQTIDPQATTLDRQITTLEQATQADVRAAVRQNADNPAFTGTLSNDFNKKSASASSTIGVVKHSLTSEVSSSAGQSGSSPLTPIQQQIQRIVATTDGDITVFGTGIIADEFGAVISDSLLIVTPAAVILIILFLVIAYRDLLDLLLGTFALAMAVIWTFGFLGLAGIPFNQIMIAVPPLLLAVGIDFGIHAINRYREDRETGLGIEGAMRVATDQLLVAFFIVTGTTVIGFLSNLASDLPPIRDFGVVAGVGITFTFLIFGVFLPAAKVWMDRRKESWPIPTFSQKPLGEEGSALGDALSVGVTISNKIPVIFLVLTLLISVGAAGYATGVDTSFSQEDFLPPEDVSPLLTSLPEPFAPSDYSVVGTLNFLEDKFTSTQGGSVTIYVEGRMENEVALEQIYRAGADPPESFVSENRRAESTSIVTVIKDYAARDPEFRRLVERNDVDDNGVPDDNLGEIYDYLETSPVSSQADRYLAEDHRSTRVVYTVSGDASDKEATEDARIVADRFRSRYDATATGNTVVFQEVSDLIFSSAVTSLILALGGTVVFLVFIYWLLDGLPSIALANLVPIVVAVAGVAGTMRLLGISFNAFTATILSLTIGLGIDYSVHVVHRFLDERKEADLQTALERTVVGTGGALMGSMFTTAFGIGVLVLSVLSVLGQFGVLTALSIVYSFVASLVVLPSALVVWDRFANESPDVPMVEPGSETDDVESDSDSDPLATDGGECIESSRISTDGSAVTGAGDDDSQSSSSATSDGGETR